One part of the Sphingobium yanoikuyae genome encodes these proteins:
- a CDS encoding glycosyltransferase family 2 protein, with the protein MPAAPTIWIAIPTFRRPGQLRHLLESLTAVVPHDDVQLLVADNDPVGQEGALVAHEMQDDPDYPLPIHILHVPEPGLCSVRNAIVATALAAPAMQYLAMIDDDEWPQPGWLDALLAVREMCGADVVGGPVDAHFLRPPPHWAREALVFRAEDRPSGATDMLWASNNLLLSRAALERLPAPWFDPRFNCSGGEDLDYLTRLRDAGIGFGWAADARVSEWVPPERVRLGWILSRMWRIGFTETLTRRKHRPGIVGTLTLFGRTLAVFAMRTAGLLALLLPGARRVDIAGQWIKCWGRLYALTGRGSRAYYGAE; encoded by the coding sequence ATGCCCGCCGCCCCGACCATCTGGATCGCCATCCCGACGTTCCGCCGGCCGGGCCAGTTGCGCCACCTGCTCGAAAGCCTGACCGCCGTCGTGCCACATGACGATGTCCAGTTGCTGGTCGCCGACAACGACCCCGTCGGGCAGGAAGGCGCGCTGGTTGCGCACGAGATGCAGGATGACCCCGATTATCCTTTGCCGATCCATATCCTGCATGTGCCAGAGCCCGGCCTTTGCTCCGTCCGCAACGCAATCGTCGCCACCGCACTGGCAGCTCCGGCAATGCAGTATCTGGCGATGATCGATGATGATGAATGGCCGCAGCCCGGTTGGCTCGACGCACTCCTCGCAGTTCGAGAGATGTGCGGCGCCGATGTGGTTGGCGGCCCAGTCGACGCCCATTTCCTGCGTCCGCCGCCACACTGGGCCCGCGAAGCGCTGGTTTTCCGGGCCGAGGATCGGCCTTCGGGCGCGACCGACATGCTATGGGCCAGCAACAATCTGCTGCTCAGCCGCGCGGCGCTGGAGCGGCTGCCCGCCCCCTGGTTCGATCCGCGTTTCAACTGCAGCGGCGGCGAGGATCTGGATTACCTCACCCGCCTGCGCGATGCCGGCATCGGTTTCGGCTGGGCCGCAGATGCGCGCGTCAGCGAATGGGTGCCGCCCGAACGGGTCCGGCTCGGCTGGATACTGTCCCGCATGTGGCGGATCGGCTTTACCGAGACGCTGACCCGCCGGAAGCATCGGCCCGGCATCGTCGGCACCCTCACTCTGTTCGGGCGGACGCTGGCGGTGTTCGCGATGCGGACCGCCGGTCTCCTCGCCCTGTTGCTGCCCGGCGCGCGACGGGTCGACATCGCCGGGCAGTGGATCAAATGCTGGGGCCGCCTCTATGCCCTGACGGGCCGGGGCAGCCGGGCCTATTATGGCGCGGAATAG
- a CDS encoding acyltransferase family protein: MRISSLTGLRGIAAVSVLLYHIPHAPAFQAFAIPLFSRAYLAVDLFFILSGFVISYGYYDRLMHNLGRSSYMDFLINRTARVWPLHLIVTLVFMARILVNVSGTQAIPLDLPNILTNLLMIQSWGWGTQPIAGNSWSVSTEVAAYLLYPLIAIMAFSRWAWAQLALCIGILVLVASSGRGASGPLDVNDYDTVLTLLRCLAGFALGVLTYRIRDMALTRSLLDGPGRFAAICVIIAVALMLPRGADVLVVCLMPALVLTCYYDGAAARAVMANPVSYHLGLISYSIYLWHPLVRDIMARVMGIAHRHGFVGHDWIFIAAMLVATWLLCWASYRLIELPGHKIIKWLQRGGRARPTPVEVAA; the protein is encoded by the coding sequence ATGAGAATTTCCTCGCTCACGGGCCTGCGCGGCATCGCCGCCGTTTCGGTCCTGCTCTACCATATTCCCCATGCGCCGGCCTTTCAGGCGTTCGCGATCCCGCTTTTCTCGCGCGCCTATCTGGCTGTCGATCTTTTCTTCATTCTCAGCGGCTTCGTCATTTCCTACGGCTATTATGACCGGCTGATGCACAATCTGGGGCGGTCCAGTTACATGGACTTCCTGATCAACCGCACCGCCCGCGTCTGGCCGCTGCACCTGATCGTGACGCTGGTGTTCATGGCCCGCATCCTGGTCAATGTCTCGGGGACGCAGGCGATCCCGCTCGACCTGCCGAATATCCTCACCAACCTGCTGATGATCCAGAGCTGGGGATGGGGCACGCAGCCGATCGCCGGCAACAGCTGGTCGGTCAGCACGGAGGTCGCGGCCTATCTCCTCTACCCGCTGATCGCCATCATGGCCTTTTCCCGCTGGGCCTGGGCGCAGCTGGCGCTGTGCATCGGCATTCTGGTGCTGGTCGCCAGTTCGGGCCGCGGCGCCAGCGGTCCGCTGGACGTCAACGATTATGACACGGTCCTGACGCTGCTGCGCTGCCTTGCCGGCTTTGCGCTGGGCGTCTTGACCTATCGCATCCGCGACATGGCGCTGACCCGCAGCCTGCTCGATGGCCCCGGCCGATTTGCCGCCATATGTGTCATCATCGCTGTCGCCCTGATGCTGCCCCGAGGCGCCGACGTGCTGGTCGTGTGCCTGATGCCGGCGCTGGTCCTCACCTGCTATTATGATGGCGCCGCCGCCCGCGCGGTGATGGCCAACCCGGTCAGCTATCATCTGGGCCTGATCAGCTACTCCATCTACCTCTGGCATCCGCTGGTGCGCGACATCATGGCCCGCGTCATGGGGATCGCCCATCGCCATGGCTTTGTCGGCCATGACTGGATCTTCATCGCCGCCATGCTGGTCGCTACCTGGCTGCTCTGCTGGGCGAGCTATCGCCTGATCGAGCTGCCGGGCCACAAGATCATCAAATGGCTGCAACGCGGCGGGCGCGCCCGCCCGACCCCGGTCGAGGTTGCTGCCTGA
- a CDS encoding endo-1,4-beta-xylanase — MKRREFLTGGMALAATLPAGVAAAAMPPGLATHARAKGRYFGAAVKSRQLREDAGFTQAVAQECNILVQEYELKRGTTEPKPGQYDFSGADQIIDFAQKHDMRARGHALVWYAAQPKWLEPALQAASDRGRRKLMTSYITTAMPRYAGRIQEWDVVNEALEPNDGRADGMRADSMWMQALGEHYIDIAFHTARETDPRATLFLTDYGIEHDSPRCERRRTAMLKLLDRLKARDVPIDAIGIQGHLKPYKEEFNERRFADFLDQLRGYGLKLEITEFDIADIGGPPNPAKRDSEVASVGRAFIDVALDNPAMQAVLCWGLSDRYSWLSNYKDYKWPDGQLSRGLPLDGSLRRKPLWDAIAAAFDDAPPAGRHAA, encoded by the coding sequence GTGAAGCGTCGCGAATTTCTGACCGGCGGCATGGCGCTGGCGGCGACGCTGCCCGCTGGCGTGGCGGCGGCCGCCATGCCGCCCGGCCTCGCCACCCATGCCCGTGCCAAGGGCCGCTATTTCGGCGCGGCGGTCAAGTCGCGCCAGTTGCGCGAGGATGCCGGCTTCACCCAGGCGGTGGCGCAGGAATGCAATATCCTGGTGCAGGAATATGAACTGAAGCGCGGCACGACCGAGCCCAAGCCGGGCCAATATGATTTCAGCGGTGCCGACCAGATCATCGATTTCGCCCAGAAGCATGACATGCGCGCGCGTGGCCATGCCTTGGTCTGGTATGCTGCCCAGCCCAAATGGCTGGAACCCGCACTGCAGGCCGCCAGCGATCGCGGCCGCCGGAAACTGATGACCAGCTACATCACCACCGCCATGCCCCGCTATGCCGGCCGCATCCAGGAATGGGACGTGGTGAACGAGGCGCTGGAGCCCAATGACGGCCGCGCCGACGGGATGCGCGCCGACAGCATGTGGATGCAGGCGCTGGGCGAACATTATATCGACATCGCCTTCCACACCGCGCGCGAGACCGATCCCAGGGCGACCCTGTTCCTGACCGATTATGGCATCGAACATGACTCGCCGCGTTGCGAACGGCGCCGGACCGCGATGCTGAAGCTGCTCGACCGGCTGAAGGCGCGCGATGTGCCGATCGACGCGATCGGCATCCAGGGGCATCTCAAACCCTATAAGGAAGAGTTCAACGAGCGCCGCTTCGCCGATTTCCTTGACCAGTTGCGCGGCTACGGCCTGAAGCTGGAGATTACCGAGTTCGACATTGCCGACATTGGCGGCCCGCCCAACCCGGCCAAGCGTGACAGCGAAGTTGCCAGTGTCGGCCGTGCCTTCATCGATGTCGCGCTGGACAATCCGGCGATGCAGGCGGTGCTCTGCTGGGGCCTGTCGGACCGCTATTCCTGGCTGTCCAACTACAAGGATTATAAATGGCCCGACGGCCAGCTGTCGCGCGGATTGCCGCTGGACGGTTCCCTGCGCCGCAAGCCGCTGTGGGACGCCATCGCCGCCGCCTTCGACGACGCGCCGCCGGCCGGGAGACATGCCGCATGA
- a CDS encoding glycosyltransferase family 2 protein, translating into MAAWQPPSALQEQAASPLFSVVIPTYQRRDKVVDAVLSALDQTIALIEVIVVIDGSTDDTEQVLAGIADPRLRVIVQPNRGASAARNTGIAQARGRYIAFLDCDDRFLPHHLADLLPLLQQDENVVAYGQVLVDRGQGRNFLKPPRAIATGETIDRYLMCDRGFIQTSSLALSRGLANKVRYREDVKFGDDTDFAVRLALAGGQFQMTARPGTIWADRDAEHRLSAVRGSVGSLIWLRDLRPHISARAFSAYMGWHAAKSIWPTSRFQAMRYYVGAVLRGAFGPRLAATVLMQIILPDPVYRRISDRWIDMAQMVGGRPRL; encoded by the coding sequence ATGGCGGCCTGGCAACCTCCGTCCGCGCTGCAGGAACAGGCGGCCTCGCCGCTCTTTTCCGTGGTCATCCCGACCTATCAGCGCCGCGACAAGGTGGTCGACGCGGTGCTGTCCGCGCTCGACCAGACGATCGCGCTGATCGAGGTGATCGTGGTGATCGACGGATCGACCGACGACACCGAACAGGTGCTGGCCGGGATCGCAGACCCGCGCCTGCGTGTCATCGTCCAGCCCAATCGCGGCGCTTCGGCCGCGCGCAACACCGGAATCGCGCAGGCGCGCGGGCGCTATATCGCCTTCCTCGACTGCGACGACCGTTTCCTGCCCCATCATCTGGCCGACCTGCTGCCCCTGCTGCAACAGGACGAAAATGTGGTCGCCTATGGCCAGGTGCTGGTCGATCGCGGCCAGGGCCGCAATTTCCTGAAGCCCCCGCGCGCGATCGCGACCGGCGAGACGATCGACCGTTATCTCATGTGCGATCGCGGCTTCATCCAGACCAGCAGCCTGGCGCTCAGTCGCGGCCTCGCCAACAAGGTCCGCTATCGCGAGGATGTGAAGTTCGGCGACGATACCGACTTTGCCGTGCGTCTGGCGCTGGCCGGCGGCCAGTTCCAGATGACCGCGCGGCCGGGCACGATCTGGGCCGACCGCGATGCCGAACATCGGCTGTCGGCGGTGCGCGGCAGCGTCGGCAGCCTCATCTGGCTGCGCGACCTGCGCCCCCATATCTCGGCCCGTGCCTTTTCCGCCTATATGGGCTGGCATGCGGCCAAGAGCATCTGGCCGACCAGCCGGTTTCAGGCGATGCGCTATTATGTCGGCGCCGTGCTGCGCGGCGCCTTCGGTCCTCGACTGGCCGCCACGGTGCTGATGCAGATCATCCTGCCCGATCCCGTCTATCGCCGGATTTCCGACCGTTGGATCGACATGGCCCAGATGGTGGGCGGGAGGCCGCGCCTGTGA
- a CDS encoding glycosyltransferase family 2 protein encodes MTSIPFFSVVIPLYNRADVVTDTIRSVLAQDWTDFEIVVVDDGSHDDPGPVIEAIGDPRLRYIRQDNAGGGAARNRGILAAEGRYIAFLDSDDLFLPGKLSTMAEALAGDGGRTVLYSRMKVDRGVDRYWIRPDRGIREDEDVGEYLFCANQFMQTSTMVVPTRMAQQVLFDPALKKGQDLDFCVRLQGAGARFRMIERPLTIWLDATEVGRTSYVRGYETSLDWLDRCGHMLTNRARRGYRATVLAYHMAPIRPVAAIRDLAIGLTAGGVPPRVIARQLLRSYMPKSLYRSLVNGFVLRFGKADALSSGARS; translated from the coding sequence ATGACCAGCATCCCCTTCTTCTCCGTCGTCATCCCGCTCTACAACCGCGCCGACGTGGTCACCGACACGATCCGGTCGGTACTGGCGCAGGACTGGACCGATTTCGAGATCGTCGTCGTCGATGATGGCTCGCATGACGATCCCGGCCCGGTGATCGAGGCGATCGGCGACCCGCGCCTGCGTTACATCCGCCAGGACAATGCCGGCGGTGGCGCGGCGCGCAACCGGGGCATTCTCGCCGCCGAGGGACGCTATATCGCCTTCCTCGATTCCGACGACCTGTTCCTGCCCGGCAAGCTGTCGACCATGGCGGAAGCGCTGGCGGGCGACGGCGGCCGCACGGTTCTCTATTCGCGCATGAAGGTCGATCGAGGCGTCGACCGCTACTGGATCCGCCCCGACCGCGGCATTCGGGAAGATGAGGATGTCGGCGAATATCTCTTCTGTGCCAACCAGTTCATGCAGACCTCGACGATGGTCGTACCGACCCGGATGGCCCAGCAGGTGCTGTTCGACCCCGCGCTCAAGAAGGGGCAGGATCTCGACTTCTGCGTCCGGCTTCAGGGCGCCGGCGCACGCTTCCGGATGATCGAGCGCCCGCTCACCATCTGGCTGGACGCGACCGAAGTCGGCCGCACCTCCTATGTGCGCGGCTATGAAACCTCGCTCGACTGGCTCGATCGCTGCGGCCATATGCTGACCAACCGGGCGCGGCGTGGCTATCGCGCCACCGTGCTCGCCTATCATATGGCGCCGATCCGCCCGGTCGCGGCGATCCGCGACCTCGCCATCGGCCTGACCGCCGGCGGTGTTCCGCCACGGGTGATCGCGCGCCAGCTGCTGCGCTCCTACATGCCAAAGTCGCTCTATCGTTCGCTCGTCAACGGCTTCGTCCTGCGTTTCGGCAAGGCCGATGCCCTCAGTAGCGGCGCCCGTTCGTGA